GCGCCAGTTGACCCACATATGAATGCTTATGGCGGTGAGGATCGTTTATGGTTGGGTCCCAGAAGGAGGGCCATTTTCCTTGTATTTTGAAAATGGAAAGGAGATGGTCTACGAAAATTGGAAGACGCCAACATCCATTGACACTGAATCTTGGAAGTTAATATCTGCTGATGGCAGTTCTGCCAAGATGGAGAAGGATACGGAGCTCAAGAATTATGCTGGAACTGTATTAACAATGAAATTGAATCGTGATATCAAGATGTTGAGCAATTCTCAGATTGAGTCTGATTTAGGGATTCAATTAAGCGACAAGATAAAGTCAGTTGGTTTCAGTACACTGAACAGCATTACCAATACTGGCAAAGAAGCATGGACTAAAGAAACTGGTGCGCCATGTTTATGGAGTTTAGACATGTTTATGCCTACCGATAGTACTGTTATTTTGGTTCCTTATGAGGAAACTGCTCAGGGTAAGATTGCGACTACCGATTATTTTGGAGAAATTGATAAAGACCGTATTTCCTACAAGGATGGTGTTTTATATTTTAAGGCTGATGGTAAATCGAGGGGCAAACTTGGGTTATCTCCACAAAGGGCGAAGACCATTGCAGGGAGTTATGATTTAGCTAATGGTATTTTAACAGTTACTAAATTCACCATAGATTCAGGCAAGACCTACCTTAACCAAGAATGGACTACTAAGAAGGATCCTTTTATTGGCGATGCCGTCAATGCCTATAATGATGGGCCTTTGGAAGATGGTGGTCAAATGGGTCCATTTTATGAAATAGAGAGTGTATCTCCTGCTGCATTTCTAAAGCCTTCTGAAAAGTTAGACCACAGCCATAATGTTTATCATTTTATGGGTGATAAAGAGCAGGTTTCTATTTTGTTAACCAAGTTATTTAATATTTCAGTTCAAGACATTCAGTCTGCATTCTAAACCTAAAAAGAAAATGAGTACATATCCAAAAATTGGGATTAGACCTATTATTGATGGTCGCTGGGGCGGCATTAGGGAGTCCTTGGAAGATACAACAATGAACATGGCGAAAGCTGTGGCGAAATTATATGAGTCCGAATTAAAATATCCGGACGGAAGTCCTGTACAATGCGTTATTGCAGACAGTTGTATTGGTGGGGTGAAGGAAGCTGCGGATTGCCAGGAGAAGTTTGATTTGGACCATGTTGGTGTTTCGTTATCCGTAACTCCATGTTGGTGTTATGGTTCTGAGACGATGGATATGGATCCTATTCGTCCAAAAGCCATTTGGGGCTTCAATGGGACAGAGCGTCCTGGAGCTGTTTATTTGGCAGCTACAGTTGCAGCACACAACCAGAAAGGCTTGCCAGTATTCAGTATATACGGTCATGATGTTCAAGATATGGGTGACTCTGTTATTCCGGAGGATGTCAGAGGCAAATTATTGTCTTTTGCCAAATCGGGTCTTGCGGTTGCCTTATTGCGTGGAAAGAGTTACTTGGCAATTGGATCAGTTTCGATGGGTATTGTAGGTTCCATTGTAAATGCAGAGTTTTTCCAGGAATATTTAGGGATGCGCAATGAATATGTGGACTCCTCAGAGGTATTGAGAAGGGTACAATTAGGGATTTATGATGAGGAAGAATTTGGCCGAGCATTGGAATGGACCAAAAAACACTGTAAAGAAGGAGCAGATTATAATCAGAAGCATAAGGTCAAAAATCGAAAGGAAAAGGATGAGGATTGGGAATTTGTGGTAAAAATGACCTTGATCATTAGGGATCTCATGTTGGGTAATCCTAAGCTCAAAGAAATGGGTCATGCTGAAGAAGCCATGGGTCACAATGCATTTATTTCTGGATTTCAGGGGCAGCGTCAATGGACAGATTTTTTGCCGAATGGGGATTTCTCAGAGGCTATCCTCAACTCTTCATTTGATTGGAATGGTGTTAGAAATCCGTATATGGTAGCAACCGAGAACGACTCTTTGAATGGTGTTTCGATGGCTTTTAATTATCTATTGACAAATACGGCTCAGATTTTTGCTGATGTACGGACTTATTGGTCGCCAGAAGCTGTGAAGCGTGTGAGCGGATGGAAACCTACAGGTGATGCAAAGAATGGTTTTATTCATTTGATAAATTCTGGATCGGCAACATTAGATGGTACAGGGCAACAAAGTGAAGGTGGAAAGCCAGTTATGAAGCCATTTTGGGAGATTACAGACAAGGAGGTTAAATCTTGTCTGAAAGCTACAACTTGGTATCCTGCGAATCGTGATTATTTCAGAGGAGGAGGGTATTCTTCCAACTTCTTGACTAGAGGGGGGATGCCTGTCACTATGTGCAGGATTAATTTAATCAAAGGTATAGGTCCGGTAATGCAAATTGCTGAAGGACATACTATTGATATTCCAGAAAAAGTTCATAAAGTTCTGGATGAACGTACAGATAAAACATGGCCAACCACATGGTTTGTACCTGAATTAACTGGAGAAGGAGCATTTAAAGATGTATACTCAGTTATGGCAAATTGGGGGTCAAATCACGGTGCGATCAGTTATGGTCATATTGGTCATGATTTGATTACGATGGCATCGATGCTACGTATCCCTGTTTGTATGCATAATGTACCATCTGATCGTTTGTTCAGGCCAGCAACTTGGGCTGCGTTTGGCATGGATTCAGAAGGATCAGATTATAGAGCTTGTGAGGTTTTTGGAGCACTTTATAAATAAATGATTATGGCAAACCAAAAGAAATCATTGTTTCGGGATGATGAAGGGAATTATCTATTAGTTCCGTTTCTGTTTATCTGTAGTTTATTTTTGTTGTGGGGATTTGCCCATGGATTTTTGGATGTTTTAGACAAACATTTCCAGGATTTATTGCATGTTTCAAAGGCTCAGTCTGGTTTTGTACAATTTTCATTGTATATAGGATATTTAGCTATGGCCATTCCGGCAGGATTGTTCATTAAGAAGTATGGATATCAAAAAGGGATTATTTTCGGGTTGGTGTTGTTTGCTATAGGTGCTTTTATGTTTTATCCTGCGGCCAAATTAGCGGCCTTTATTCCATTTTTGACGGCTTTATTTGTAATTGCCTGTGGTTTGGCATTTCTAGAGACTGCTGCAAATCCCTATTCCATTGTATTAGGTTCTAAAGATGGGGCTGCCAGAAGGATTAATATTTCTCAATCATTCAATGGTTTGGGATGGATTCTAGGTCCTTTAATCGGTGGTCTTATGATTT
The Sphingobacterium daejeonense genome window above contains:
- a CDS encoding DUF6786 family protein, giving the protein MVYENWKTPTSIDTESWKLISADGSSAKMEKDTELKNYAGTVLTMKLNRDIKMLSNSQIESDLGIQLSDKIKSVGFSTLNSITNTGKEAWTKETGAPCLWSLDMFMPTDSTVILVPYEETAQGKIATTDYFGEIDKDRISYKDGVLYFKADGKSRGKLGLSPQRAKTIAGSYDLANGILTVTKFTIDSGKTYLNQEWTTKKDPFIGDAVNAYNDGPLEDGGQMGPFYEIESVSPAAFLKPSEKLDHSHNVYHFMGDKEQVSILLTKLFNISVQDIQSAF
- a CDS encoding L-fucose isomerase is translated as MSTYPKIGIRPIIDGRWGGIRESLEDTTMNMAKAVAKLYESELKYPDGSPVQCVIADSCIGGVKEAADCQEKFDLDHVGVSLSVTPCWCYGSETMDMDPIRPKAIWGFNGTERPGAVYLAATVAAHNQKGLPVFSIYGHDVQDMGDSVIPEDVRGKLLSFAKSGLAVALLRGKSYLAIGSVSMGIVGSIVNAEFFQEYLGMRNEYVDSSEVLRRVQLGIYDEEEFGRALEWTKKHCKEGADYNQKHKVKNRKEKDEDWEFVVKMTLIIRDLMLGNPKLKEMGHAEEAMGHNAFISGFQGQRQWTDFLPNGDFSEAILNSSFDWNGVRNPYMVATENDSLNGVSMAFNYLLTNTAQIFADVRTYWSPEAVKRVSGWKPTGDAKNGFIHLINSGSATLDGTGQQSEGGKPVMKPFWEITDKEVKSCLKATTWYPANRDYFRGGGYSSNFLTRGGMPVTMCRINLIKGIGPVMQIAEGHTIDIPEKVHKVLDERTDKTWPTTWFVPELTGEGAFKDVYSVMANWGSNHGAISYGHIGHDLITMASMLRIPVCMHNVPSDRLFRPATWAAFGMDSEGSDYRACEVFGALYK